One genomic segment of Suttonella sp. R2A3 includes these proteins:
- the lolA gene encoding outer membrane lipoprotein chaperone LolA, whose protein sequence is MKAILRPFIGVFLGLPLLASAQLFDKTVEQEAVQVAPSEEQAVTASEQTDQAVSSLANYIDQTNTLTGNFVQVVYSDRGEERSGGQFWLKRPGKFFWDYQTPYAQKIISDGQKVTHYDIDLAQVSITNREELSGDVAMNLLVGDKKLSESFHVKQQTPNNAPVLIQFNDQGLQYFKLEPLNSNEDIDQVWVVMQNGALSVIYIDTGVGQQSLISLQNVTRNAAIADSQFRFKAPEGVDVIGG, encoded by the coding sequence ATGAAAGCAATTTTGCGTCCCTTTATTGGTGTATTCCTGGGCCTGCCGCTACTCGCTAGCGCGCAACTCTTTGATAAAACGGTTGAACAAGAAGCAGTCCAAGTTGCACCAAGTGAAGAGCAGGCAGTCACTGCCAGCGAACAAACGGATCAAGCAGTCAGTTCTCTAGCGAACTATATCGATCAAACCAACACGCTCACTGGCAATTTTGTGCAAGTGGTTTATAGCGATCGTGGCGAAGAACGCTCAGGAGGCCAATTCTGGCTCAAACGTCCGGGAAAATTTTTCTGGGATTATCAAACCCCATACGCACAGAAAATCATTAGCGATGGGCAAAAAGTTACTCATTATGATATTGATTTAGCGCAAGTGAGCATCACCAACCGTGAAGAATTAAGTGGTGATGTGGCGATGAATTTATTGGTTGGCGATAAGAAGCTCTCTGAGTCATTCCATGTTAAGCAGCAAACGCCAAACAATGCACCTGTGCTCATACAATTTAATGATCAAGGATTGCAATACTTCAAACTTGAGCCATTAAACAGTAATGAAGATATCGATCAAGTCTGGGTGGTGATGCAAAATGGCGCGTTATCGGTGATTTATATTGATACCGGCGTCGGACAACAAAGCCTGATTTCTTTGCAAAATGTCACGCGCAACGCTGCGATTGCTGATAGTCAATTTCGCTTTAAGGCGCCCGAAGGGGTTGATGTGATAGGCGGCTAA
- a CDS encoding replication-associated recombination protein A, which yields MASQQGLFDQSGAYKPLAERLRPKTLEAYIGQRHILDEGRPLAVALAKGEPVSMLLWGPPGCGKTTLALLCADYMHAQFIRLSAVFSGVKDVREAVTKAQQHASLGQRTVLFIDEIHRFNKAQQDAFLPYVEDGTLTLIGATTENPSFHLNNALLSRLRVFHLSRLSEEELVQTLRQGLEALALKDIDDHFLTQIAYHADGDARKAINWLEAWAFLLTQGGEAEQTLNQVLADQPKAFDKQGDWFYELLSAFHKSLRGSSADGAMYWFARMVDGGADPLTIARRMLCVASEDIGNADPQALNVALNAYMTYERLGSPEGHLALAQAVTYLAMAPKSNASYAAMNRAFAIVKDHPAYDVPNHLRNAPTKLHKSEGYGKHYRYAHDEPQAYAAGQVYLPPELAEMTFYEPNRRGFEIKLADKLAQLRQLDAQAKRND from the coding sequence ATGGCTTCGCAGCAAGGGTTGTTCGATCAATCTGGTGCGTATAAGCCGCTCGCTGAACGCTTACGCCCGAAAACACTCGAAGCGTATATTGGCCAACGCCATATTTTAGATGAAGGGCGGCCGCTAGCAGTTGCCCTGGCTAAAGGCGAACCCGTTTCGATGCTGCTCTGGGGGCCGCCCGGCTGTGGTAAAACTACTTTGGCGTTGTTGTGCGCTGATTATATGCACGCCCAGTTTATTCGCTTATCTGCCGTATTTTCAGGGGTTAAAGATGTGCGTGAAGCGGTTACCAAAGCCCAGCAACATGCTTCTCTCGGGCAACGCACTGTGCTCTTTATCGATGAAATACACCGTTTTAATAAAGCACAGCAAGATGCATTTTTACCCTATGTCGAAGATGGCACGCTCACCCTGATTGGCGCAACCACTGAAAATCCATCGTTTCACCTTAATAATGCGCTGCTCTCAAGACTGCGCGTGTTTCATCTATCGCGCTTAAGTGAAGAAGAGTTGGTGCAAACCTTGCGTCAAGGCCTTGAGGCATTAGCGCTCAAAGATATTGACGATCACTTTTTAACCCAGATTGCCTATCATGCCGACGGTGATGCACGTAAAGCGATTAACTGGCTGGAAGCCTGGGCTTTTTTACTCACCCAAGGAGGAGAGGCTGAACAAACGCTTAATCAAGTGCTTGCGGATCAACCAAAGGCGTTTGATAAACAAGGCGATTGGTTTTACGAACTGCTATCGGCTTTTCATAAATCACTGCGTGGATCAAGCGCTGATGGAGCGATGTATTGGTTCGCGCGGATGGTTGATGGGGGTGCGGATCCGCTGACTATTGCACGGCGAATGCTGTGTGTGGCCAGTGAAGATATCGGTAATGCCGATCCGCAGGCGTTAAACGTTGCGCTCAATGCGTATATGACCTATGAGCGCTTGGGCAGTCCGGAAGGACATCTCGCTTTAGCCCAAGCGGTGACTTATTTAGCGATGGCGCCAAAAAGTAACGCCAGTTACGCGGCGATGAACCGCGCCTTTGCGATTGTCAAAGACCATCCGGCCTACGATGTGCCCAATCATCTACGTAATGCGCCCACCAAGTTACACAAAAGCGAAGGCTACGGTAAACATTATCGTTACGCGCATGATGAACCGCAGGCTTATGCGGCTGGGCAAGTGTACTTACCGCCTGAATTGGCAGAAATGACGTTTTATGAACCGAATCGTCGTGGCTTTGAAATTAAACTCGCCGATAAGTTGGCACAATTACGTCAACTAGACGCGCAGGCTAAGCGTAACGATTGA
- the aat gene encoding leucyl/phenylalanyl-tRNA--protein transferase, whose amino-acid sequence MPPKPSHLYEFPDPRAANEDGLLAIGGDLEPARVFSAHCQGIFPWFSDAQPILWWSPPVRAVIPCHNVHISRSLKRFVRQNDVRLSFDQAFARVMGYCREVHGESWIDEKMVFSYSELHRQGRAHSIEVWQDDTLIGGLYGVALNRIFCGESMFSLHQNASKIALVSLCLTLSQNHIDYLDCQFLTEHLASMGAINISREDYLSLLTGDPDRLRGSWQDKTIIPI is encoded by the coding sequence ATGCCACCAAAGCCAAGCCATCTTTATGAGTTTCCTGATCCACGCGCCGCGAATGAAGATGGATTACTCGCCATCGGTGGCGATTTAGAACCCGCACGTGTGTTTAGCGCGCATTGTCAGGGGATTTTTCCTTGGTTTAGTGATGCACAACCCATTTTATGGTGGTCGCCACCGGTGCGTGCGGTGATTCCTTGTCACAACGTTCACATCAGTCGCAGTTTAAAGCGTTTTGTGCGCCAGAATGATGTTCGCCTCAGCTTTGATCAAGCATTTGCCCGTGTGATGGGTTACTGCCGCGAGGTGCATGGCGAAAGCTGGATTGATGAGAAGATGGTCTTTAGCTATAGCGAGTTACATCGACAAGGTCGCGCGCACAGTATTGAAGTTTGGCAAGATGACACCCTGATTGGTGGGCTTTATGGCGTAGCGCTCAATCGCATTTTTTGCGGCGAATCGATGTTTAGTTTGCATCAAAATGCGTCAAAAATCGCTTTGGTTTCCCTATGTTTGACCCTAAGTCAAAACCATATTGACTATCTTGACTGTCAATTTCTTACCGAACACTTAGCGAGCATGGGGGCGATCAATATTTCTCGCGAAGATTACCTTTCTTTACTCACTGGCGACCCGGATCGTTTGCGCGGTTCTTGGCAGGATAAAACCATCATACCAATCTAG